In Chitinivorax sp. PXF-14, one genomic interval encodes:
- a CDS encoding c-type cytochrome, with protein MKLDSTARRVLIATGLALAATMAFADTNPGAATVRPPGYKPLKGNPEAGKALFNDTKLSTNGMSCASCHANHGAFSTSFAKPYPHTVAMARDQLGRKSVYLDEMVQACMVMPMATKPLPWNSKELADLTAYVAELQKTFKPAR; from the coding sequence ATGAAACTCGACTCGACTGCCCGGCGCGTACTCATCGCCACCGGGCTTGCCCTGGCTGCAACCATGGCGTTCGCTGACACTAACCCGGGCGCGGCCACTGTCCGCCCGCCTGGCTACAAACCCTTGAAGGGCAATCCCGAGGCGGGGAAGGCGCTGTTCAACGACACGAAGCTCTCCACTAACGGGATGTCGTGTGCCTCCTGCCACGCCAACCACGGCGCTTTCTCGACCAGCTTTGCCAAGCCATACCCCCACACGGTGGCCATGGCCCGCGACCAGCTCGGCCGCAAGAGCGTGTATCTGGATGAGATGGTGCAAGCCTGCATGGTCATGCCCATGGCCACCAAGCCGCTGCCTTGGAACTCCAAAGAATTGGCTGACCTGACCGCCTACGTTGCTGAGCTGCAAAAGACCTTCAAGCCCGCCCGTTGA
- a CDS encoding thioredoxin family protein, with the protein MKRSVILAAALTLWAAVASAAEPKPFTQQDFDKLAHDGKPVVVDVSATWCPTCKAQKPIVENLSKQPAYKDVAILAVDFDADKAVLKQFKVSMQSTLIAFKGGKEMGRSVGDTTPAGIENIFKKAAN; encoded by the coding sequence ATGAAACGATCCGTTATCCTCGCCGCCGCGCTCACGCTGTGGGCCGCCGTTGCATCCGCCGCTGAGCCCAAGCCCTTCACCCAGCAAGACTTCGACAAGCTGGCCCATGACGGCAAGCCGGTCGTGGTAGACGTGTCCGCCACTTGGTGCCCGACCTGCAAAGCCCAGAAACCCATTGTCGAGAACCTGTCCAAGCAGCCTGCCTACAAAGATGTGGCGATCCTGGCAGTGGACTTCGACGCAGACAAGGCCGTTCTCAAGCAATTCAAGGTCAGCATGCAAAGCACCTTGATCGCCTTCAAGGGTGGCAAGGAAATGGGCCGTTCGGTCGGTGACACCACGCCTGCTGGCATCGAGAACATCTTCAAGAAGGCGGCCAACTGA
- the merP gene encoding mercury resistance system periplasmic binding protein MerP, with amino-acid sequence MRKLLIAAIAAIPLVAFAAPNKTVTLDVQNMTCPVCQITVKKSLQKVSGVGAVKVDFDKKTATVTYDPDKARPESLTQATTNAGYPSTVRTKE; translated from the coding sequence ATGCGCAAACTGTTGATCGCGGCCATCGCCGCTATACCCCTGGTGGCGTTCGCCGCTCCAAACAAGACTGTCACGCTTGACGTGCAGAACATGACCTGCCCCGTCTGCCAGATCACGGTCAAGAAGTCGCTGCAAAAGGTCTCCGGTGTCGGTGCGGTCAAGGTCGATTTCGACAAGAAGACCGCGACCGTCACCTACGACCCGGACAAGGCCCGGCCGGAGTCGCTGACCCAGGCCACGACCAACGCGGGCTATCCATCCACCGTGCGGACGAAGGAGTGA
- a CDS encoding carboxymuconolactone decarboxylase family protein, which translates to MSLTDIDPALGLLGEFGKLTGNTTRHINQMRQEAIFKDGALPARAKALSAMLWAISARCEPCFKFYVQQAVKLGATEKEMGEMLAVASTMGGCVGEMWALKAFKAYKEFVSGEAAPEAEPSCCQ; encoded by the coding sequence ATGTCCCTGACCGACATCGATCCAGCCCTCGGCTTGTTGGGCGAATTCGGCAAGCTGACCGGCAACACCACGCGCCACATCAACCAGATGCGGCAGGAGGCGATTTTCAAGGATGGCGCACTACCGGCTCGCGCCAAGGCGCTGTCTGCAATGCTGTGGGCGATCTCGGCTCGCTGCGAACCCTGCTTCAAGTTCTACGTGCAGCAGGCCGTAAAGCTGGGCGCGACGGAGAAGGAGATGGGCGAAATGCTGGCAGTGGCCTCGACGATGGGCGGCTGTGTCGGCGAGATGTGGGCGCTCAAAGCATTCAAAGCCTACAAGGAATTCGTCAGCGGCGAGGCTGCGCCGGAGGCCGAACCAAGCTGCTGCCAATAG